Proteins encoded by one window of Rhodamnia argentea isolate NSW1041297 chromosome 6, ASM2092103v1, whole genome shotgun sequence:
- the LOC115727785 gene encoding 60S ribosomal protein L22-2-like: protein MRKGGSAVAGGAAKAGKKKGVSFTIDCAKPVEDKIMDIASLEKFLQERIKVDGKAGALGDVVSVARDKSKITVTSDSNISKRYLKYLTKKYLKKHNVRDWLRVIASNKDRNVYELRYFNIAENEGEEED from the exons ATGAGGAAAGGAGGAAGCGCGGTGGCAGGGGGGGCCGCAAAGGCCGGGAAGAAGAAGGGGGTGAGCTTCACGATCGACTGCGCGAAGCCGGTGGAGGACAAGATCATGGACATCGCCTCCCTCGAGAAGTTCCTCCAGGAGCGCATCAAGGTGGACGGCAAGGCCGGCGCCCTCGGCGACGTCGTCTCCGTCGCCCGCGACAAGTCCAAGATCACCGTCACCTCCGACTCCAACATCTCCAAGAG GTACCTCAAGTACTTGACAAAGAAGTATTTGAAGAAGCACAACGTCCGGGATTGGCTTCGGGTGATTGCTTCCAACAAGGATCGCAATGTTTATGAGCTTAGGTACTTCAACATCGCTGAGAAcgagggagaggaagaagattgA
- the LOC115727784 gene encoding eukaryotic translation initiation factor 2 subunit gamma-like: MSRKGLMEQDLSKLDVTKLTPLSPEVISRQATINIGTIGHVAHGKSTVVKAISGVQTVRFKNELERNITIKLGYANAKIYKCEDERCPRPMCYKAYGSGKEDSPLCDVLGFENCRMKLLRHVSFVDCPGHDILMATMLNGAAIMDGALLLIAANESCPQPQTSEHLAAVEIMRLQHIIILQNKVDLVQENVAINQHEAIQKFIQGTVADGAPVVPISAQLKYNIDVVCEYIVKKIPIPERNFVSPPNMIVIRSFDVNKPGYEVDEIRGGVAGGSILRGVLKVNQMIEVRPGIIVKDENGYIKCTPIYSRIVSLYAEQNELQFAVPGGLIGVGTTMDPTLTRGDRLVGQVLGEVGSLPEIFVELEVNFFLLRRLLGVRTKGTERQGKVSKLAKGEILMLNIGSMSTGARVVAVKNDLAKLQLTSPVCTSKGEKIALSRRVEKHWRLIGWGQIQAGMTLDIPPAPF; the protein is encoded by the exons ATGTCTCGTAAGGGTTTGATGGAGCAGGACTTAAGTAAATTAGATGTGACAAAACTGACTCCACTCTCTCCAGAAGTAATCTCACGGCAGGCGACCATAAATATCG GCACTATAGGTCATGTGGCGCACGGAAAGTCAACAGTTGTAAAGGCGATTTCCGGTGTGCAG ACTGTTCGTTTTAAGAATGAGTTGGAGCGTAACATTACAATTAAGCTTGGATATGCAAACGCAAAGATTTACAAGTGTGAGGACGAACGATGTCCACGCCCTATGTGCTACAA GGCCTATGGAAGTGGAAAGGAAGATAGTCCTCTGTGTGATGTCCTTGGTTTTGAGAATTGCCGTATGAAGCTGTTAAGGCATGTTTCCTTTGTGGATTGTCCG GGCCACGATATTCTCATGGCTACTATGCTTAATGGAGCCGCAATCATGGATGGAGCATTACTTCTTATAGCTGCCAATGAAAGCTGTCCCCAGCCCCAGACTTCTGAGCATTTGGCAGCTGTTGAAATTATGCGCCTGCAGCATATTATAATCCTTCAGAATAAAGTTGATCTTGTTCAGGAAAATGTAGCGATCAACCAGCATGaagcaattcaaaaattcattcaG GGAACTGTCGCTGATGGTGCTCCAGTTGTCCCAATCTCTGCGCAGTTGAAGTATAACATTGACGTTGTCTGCGAGTATATTGTCAAAAAGATCCCCATTCCAGAGAGAAATTTTGTGTCGCCGCCAAATATGATTGTAATCCGGTCTTTCGACGTGAACAAGCCTGGCTATGAAGTTGATGAGATTAGAGGCGGTGTGGCCGGTGGGAGTATCTTAAGG GGTGTTTTGAAGGTAAATCAAATGATCGAGGTTCGCCCTGGGATTATTGTGAAAGATGAGAATGGATATATCAAATGCACACCAATATACTCGAGAATTGTTTCATTGTATGCTGAGCAAAATGAGCTACAATTTGCAGTGCCTGGAGGCCTTATTGGTGTTGGGACCACCATGGACCCCACTTTGACACGAGGCGATAGATTGGTGGGTCAAGTTCTTGGGGAGGTTGGGTCGCTTCCTGAAATCTTCGTTGAGCTTGAG GTTAACTTCTTTCTCCTGCGACGGCTTCTTGGTGTGAGGACAAAGGGCACGGAGAGGCAGGGAAAGGTCTCAAAGCTGGCTAAAGGAGAGATCCTCATGTTGAATATTGGGTCAATGTCGACGGGGGCTCGAGTCGTTGCCGTGAAGAATGACTTGGCTAAACTGCAACTCACATCTCCAGTCTGCACTAGCAAGGGCGAGAAAATTGCACTCAGTCGCCGAGTCGAGAAGCATTGGCGTCTGATTGGCTGGGGCCAGATTCAAGCAGGGATGACCCTCGATATCCCGCCTGCCCCATTCTGA